The Mytilus galloprovincialis chromosome 3, xbMytGall1.hap1.1, whole genome shotgun sequence genomic interval ttcagaaggagtgagattccacccttgttgaaagccttgtggagacctctagatttttaaattccctccgtttttctcatggatggagtgtggtctctctgtaaattaccccatatgttttcattttcctatttaccgaaggttccatgtgaaaatttccattggatcatatctgttaaactaaatgtacaaaacaggctcaagaaaaggcgaagtttctttttcaaaccggaactagaaatccatttttttctaatagagcaccttacattatcgtcaatgagttcaggcatgtgaaaaattatataatcatacacaagaaaaaaatattctgtgtgtgtgccattgcaagaaatagttatgctcgttattttttcatattaaaacaattctcaacaaaattttcccgtttaaactgtactagaaaaaagtttggcatgtgaaacggacgaagacatattctaacagaagtacaaataccagtcctctcttttgtgtatacatatgagaacacatttcaaagttattgattgaattcaaatccatcacacatacggtacacattgtagtccgaaaaaataaaggacttcattcctttAGTTTTGgataaaattgtaaaggaaataatactatcaagacgtccttccataaatcttttttttctgttctgactttgaagaaatgactactttacgcccaatcgaaatggtgcatggacatattttgtttcatgttattagaattattttcaatattatcggtattagacttgattatcgacacatgaaagtttgtcagcattgtcaatatttttaacgttaaagtaccaatagttcggtcactactcaattaagtttgtcgataacgtagctaattttgacggtaaagaaagatcaattcgatcacttctctgttacgggctgtactTTTATCTGCCTGACCTTTTACAGATTCCAAGATGGAAGATGTTATGATCTCATCAGTATTGGTAGGATATCGTGCTGGTAAACTGTTAAGCAACTATGATGTCGAACACGAAACATCGTACGTATAACCATATCAATCATTTATAGAATAACGATTTACGTATTCGGAAATTCCAAGCCTTATTGTTCATTGCTATCTATATAAAAAGTATTGTATGTTCTTATATTTTCTTGTGAATTTTTTACATACTTACTCTCTTTATTTTGAATaaactcttatttttttttatcccgtaTTCGAAATCATTTAAGTGTCTACGTCCCTCATAATATTAATGTTGACATTTCATCTCCACTTGTATGAATCAACTCATAAAGTCAAAAGGTAGAACAGCAAAACGGGGGAAGGAAGAAGAAATGTTGTGCAGCATTAATTTTTGGCTACTTGACAAGACGTAATGAAATTAAAGAGGAAACCGTAATTTTTTACGCAGTTACTGAGTTCAGAATAAACTTAACGAgatttaaagaaaatgtaaacaaatagttCAATTTCACGATAATAGAGGTCAACGGAAGGGCATTTTGTTTGTGTCAATAATCAATGCAAAGGATTGAATGCCTTTGAGCCAAgataattaaaaaatttaacaaatccTTTGAAAGATCCACCATGTTTTCAAAATGGACAAAGCAATTGCAAACCTCAAGTAGGGCCAACAGTAAATCGATACTTTACATTTTGATTTGCATCTCTTTGGTAAAACTTACGACTTCACgcacttccggagcacccgagatcacccctagttttttgtggggttcgtgttgtttattctttagttttctttgttgtgtcatgtgtacaattgtttgtctgtttgtctttttcatttttagccatggcgttgtcagtttattttcgatatatgagtttgactgtccctttggtatctttcgtcgtCCCTCTTTTTCAGGAAAGCTCTAAGTACATActcatgttttattaaaattatgattttttcaaaATCGCAGAGTCAGTACCAGATCAAAGTACAATACGTCGACATATGTATTACAAAACTCAATACAGAAAGTAAACATTCGGAAAACGCATGCAAACTAAACCAAAAAGCTCCAAAATATTAGGTTTTAATCGGCAACAGATAATCAATCTTTCTTCGACACGTTTGTATTACGGAATTTAAGTACACAagtacaattatatataaataaggttaagaaaatgaataaaatgccATACATTTGCGCAAGTATCATCAGGAAACATCTTGTACAGAAATgaaatttattgtttcattgcatttaaaatCCATAGCTTTATTCATACATGACAGAAATTTGCTGCTTATAAAAatgctattaaaccaagagttatgAGTGGTGAAGAAAATGTCATCTGTTCCAAAACGCCATCATAAGTTGATTGACAGTTAtgtgtgttatgtgtactattgtttgtctgttcgtccttttcatttttagccatggcgttgtcagtttattgtcgatttatgagtttggctgttcctctggtatctttcgtccctcttttatggaatATTTGTGGAACAGATATGTTTCTAAAGTCGTAAATACAATCCCGCCCTTTTCCCCTCGAATATCAAAATGATTGAATCAAACTTATCACATGATTTATACTAACAAGAAAACAACATAACGGGTGTAACATATTTACCAGGATCAGCACCTTAGATTATCCCGttttgtggtggggttcgtgctgctcagcatttgttttattatataatgttttgtagattttaataaattgcatgtTTATGTTGTGATACCGTTTATTGTTCACAGAAATGCTAAACAATTCATGTCGAACCACTTAAATTAAGTGCACACTCAGAGTGTGCTTGAATACGTTCATAATTGTATTCGAAGATATCCTTTAGGGATAAGTTTATCAAAAGGATCAATGACTTTATGTGGATCGTATTATAATTGTCTATGCAATATCttagttttaaataaaattgagaaaggaaatggggaatgtgtcaaagcgacaacaacccgaccatagagcagacaacagccgaaggccaccaatgggtcttcaatgtagcgagaattcccgcacccgtaggtgtccttcagttATACATGTATAGCCAAAACATGTTTGTGTCTATGAAATAATTTAGTAAACGTTTTAGTTGCACTTCAGGGGTACATTTATTCCTTTGTTTCCtcttattgttgatgtgttttcctaggttttagtttgtaaaccaacttcgttttctttcaatcgattaatgaattttgaacatttgtaaactactattgcctttatttaaagtaatttatggtaacgaaatctctggtttaaggtagcacaatacaaagattttataactccaactcccaagttttaaaatgctgtaactttcttaataaagcttgaaaatttataaaagtggtagttttggatagctaacagattactctttcaaataaatgcaatgttagtattatgctttaattatgtaaccaattataatgttaactgtgtctaaaatatttttcaccaaatttccactttcaaatgaaattagcttctgcataggtatccctagatggttgattttattatatgttgttcctatggccattatctacaaaagggtgtctcagattttagatagaatgtatagaacaaattttacacctaattaatcattatcttcttttatgtggttaggatgtttacactaattagagatttgtgagagaatggaataccatagagacaatctgagacactctTTTGAAGCCCaaaatgtgttgattaagatttcgttaaaatttttagtatagttaaagagataatagagctaaattcattcaagtgaacgtACCCAGATTttgcaactaattacataataattgattacataatgattgcataataaaaatattgcattcatttaaaagataaatcttttatctatctatatatacctcttttgttattttctatgcattcataagaaagttacagcatttcaaaggttagtgattggaagtaaaaaaatctttgtattgtgctaccttaataacATACCAGTTATACATATATTACGTTCATTGAATTACCTACTATATGATTGAATTAACAAGTGGTTCTCTACTAAATATATTATTTAAGCAACAAGTGGTTCTCTACTAAATATATTATTTAAGCAACAAGTGGTTCTCTACTAAATATATTATTGAAACAGCAAGTGGTTCTCTactaaatatattattattaaaacaaCAAGTGATTCTTTACtaaatataatattgaaacaGCAAGTGGTTCTCTACTAAATATATTATTGAAACAGCAAGTGGTTCTCTACTAAATATATTATTGAAACAGCAAGTGGTTCTCTacttaatatatttttgaaacaaaaagtgGTTCTCTACTAAATATATTATTGAAACAGCAAGTGGTTCTAAACTAAATATATTATTGAAACAGCAAGTGGTTCTCTacttaatatatttttgaaacaaaaagtgGTTCTCTACTAAATATATTATTGAAGCAGCAAGTGGTTCTCTACTAAATATATTATTGAAACAGCAAGTGGTTCTCTacttaatatatttttgaaacaaaaagtgGTTCTAAACTAAATATATTATTGAAACAGCAAGTGGTTCTAAACTAAATATATTATTGAAACAGCAAGTGGTTCTCTacttaatatatttttgaaacaaaaagtgGTTCTCTACTAAATATATTATTGAAGCAGCAAGTGGTTCTCTACTAAATATATTATTGAAACAGCAAGTGGTTCTCTacttaatatatttttgaaacaaaaagtgGTTCTAAACTAAATATATTATTGAAACAGCAAGTGGTTCTCTacttaatatatttttgaaacaaaaagtgGTTCTCTACTAAATATATTATTGAAACAGCAAGTGGTTCTCTACTAAATATATTATTGAAACAGCAAGTGGTTCTCTACTAAATATATTATTGAAACAGCAAGTGGTTCTAAACTAAATATATTATTGAAACAGCAAGTGGTTCTCTacttaatatatttttgaaacaaaaagtgGTTCTCTACTAAATATATTATTGAAGCAGCTAGTGGTTCTCTACTTGATATATTATTGAAGCAGCTAGTGGTTCTCTACTTGATATATTATTGAAGCAACACGTGGTTCTCTACTTAATAAGTTTACATTACAGTAACAAGGACAACCATTGGTTTATAACCATAGGCAATGATGTTCAAGAACCAATACAATATGAAACAACCTCCAAAATCTTGTTCAGAACTGCGTTTTGTATAACAATGTTATTTGTATGTCCTCTAATAATTGGAGTTTGCTGTTGTATAAAACATGTAAGTACACTATTTTTATTTACTAAAACCAGCATGTAAACCGTACATACTTTGCCTCAAAATTCTTCTGAAATACTAGAAGCTATACACAAATATACAAGTAATAAGCAAAGACTTTTGTATAGAAATTaccaaaaagaaatatgaaaagtaAAGAACAGTATTGAAGTGTTCTCTTTCGTCCTTATAGTAAACTACAACTGATAACCTTGAACGCAAAAGCtcaaaacaaatattgtagataatgtttttaaaaatatgaaccAAATAAATTATGGAGTATACGCCATTAAAACCATAAACATATGTGTCGTGACGTCGAATGTTTCCGTCGTTGCTACAAGTCTATTGACCGTAAATCTGTGAAAAATTATCATCTTAATCGAAATACAAACGCCATTTTTAAAATGCTTAGCTAAATATTAAACACATATATATCTACAAAACACCTACCAGTAACAGGCATAACTTAAAAAGTCAGAAATACTTTTGAAGatagaaaattaaaatgatgCACAAAACATATAGAAGTCAATTTCTGATCTGAAAACAGTAGACACATATCTAGACCAAATCGAGAAATGATAGCCACGAAGAGGTTGAGTTTAGTCTTGCGTAAATTTTGTTGGAAACATGTGTTGCTTATTTAACGTATTCAATTCAAGAGCATCAATACACAAGAAGTAAATTCTcttaaataattttcttaacCAACTgcgaaatttgtatattttttatattttcacatgGTTGCAGTATAGAAATAAAACGTCAGTCAACAGTTACCTTGAGAGGGCAAGGACAAGAAGGTGGTCTTTACCATTTCAATTATCTAATATACAGGTGTTGAAAAGTTGTACTCCTCAAATCCATGCTGCAAAGTTTAAGAAAGGTAAATGGATTGCAAGAAAGTATTGCATTTCAAGTTCAGACAGTACCAAGGgtttattccaaatgaaattaacttttattttgaatttaattctCGTCTAGTTCTAGGATAAATAGCCATAATCGAAAACTATTAAAACGTATATTATAGCTCATCCTTTAAGCTGTtatacatacaaacataaaatctCAAAGCATACACAGTAAGCACTttcataaaatgaaatattgtttcaCAAGTTCAACTAGCACATGCAATATTGTTTTACTCTGGTATCATATTCTTCAATAGTCTTTAAGTTCCTACTATGAAGGTATGTAAAATCGATCACAAAAGCAATGCAAAGTAAAAGTCAATAGCCTTCTATCTGAATATGTCTCTTGACATTTTTTGCAGGTCATCGATACGACACGTGCTCCATATGTCTAGAGGAGTTTGTTGAAAATGAACAGTTATGGATTTTACCATGCAAACATGGTATGTTTTTGTAAACCTATCTCTTTTAAGATTATAATTATTAGTAGAAATTTGAAACTACAATACTTGGTCAATATGTTTATACATAGGAAAGAACAAGTGACGTCATTGTAAGATGCCATGCCCAAGTAATGTTTTTATCAAAGAAGTGCTGGCGTTTAATCTTTAAAGAAAATCTGATGACTTCTGGAATATTTAAGCTCTTTCCCGTCaacaaaatagttaaaattacatattatcctcgaataataataaagaaatataacaaaaatacttaaatttcaaatggaaagtccgtaatcaaaagacaaaattaaaagcaaacaaatCACACGAATGGGTAAcatctgtcatatttctgacttggtacaggcatgttctcatttagaaaatgatggataaaaccaggttttatagctagctgaaccgcTAAGCTATaagatgtgtgaataaaacaaacagacataagaggttaaattgtaaaaaaaagtagGTTACAATGCAGGAATAagtttttcggtcatttttttacataaataaggccgttagttttctcgtttgaattgttttacattgtcttatcggggtcttttatagctgactatgcggtatgggtttgctcattgttgaaggccgtacggtgacctatagttgttaatgtctgtgtcattttggttttttatggatggttgtctcattggcaatcatatcacatcttcttttttatatcattaaagaTATCAGGCCTATGATTTTGTACGCAAGACGAGCTTGAAATTGGTTAAAACTGGtattgtcaacggttaaccggtcgaacgaccgaataccgaataccaaaatcGCTAACCGGTTgaccggactttttttcaattttggaaaattttatataaatttgtgttgaaatcattaaatagttatgttgTATTTTAAAATTGTCTTCGTGGTAATTAATTAGACAAATCAATTGTCCAGagtattgattgctattgttaatcctaaaaaaacataaaattaattagaacttgtctctcagctcgggggaggatcttaaagaaacataattagtatacttgtttttttaacagtaactttaaatcagtaatgcgaTAAAATTTTACGATTTTTACTTCATTAGTTCGTTTTTGATCTATTtttgtgtagacctacatctaaatgtgcaacctccgtcTTGGTCTTAGTCTTACTGTAAACGAAAGgctaactaaaaaaaaatgtgaaatgcaaaccaatgtgaatgtatacgtgatagtacgagtaacatggTTTAAGAAACAAGCAAACAAAGCAAAGAAACAGAACAGGTCGTACGGTGacataaagttgttaatttctgtgtcattttggtctcttgtggagaatcatactacatcttgttttttttataattaataatttcaaattgaaacaatcCACACttttttcggagacaacaagagaaaatcCCCAGACTAGAGAAAAGGACAGaataatcggtttcagacatattcaattcttcgagatcaagaattttttttttattttttcaatctgAAATTGGTACAGAcgctatagttgatacggtgtatttgattataaaaagtcaaacttcgccagacaagccttataatgcaTAAGGACAATATTAAAATCtaaaagcgtaaatttatgacttagatgaaaagttgtcaaattgacacatataccacatcttatatctatgtgtagggtactaaTGATAAGGCTTTCAAACCCCAATTTACACtataccggttaaccggttaatcggtcgaacgattatccgagtaaccggttaggcaaatgtgtacgatttgacaacactagttaAAACCATAGGAAtattcacaatgaatatcaacgTTTGATTTTATTATTAAGTCATTTCGCATTGTACCATCAATATGTATGATTAACAACACAAAACTGACACAAAACTTCTTTTTTATTGTAAGTATATTTCGAGAGCTTTTGAAATATTGTAGATATTAAATAAGTACATTTGTAAAAGAATGTAATCCTGGTAATGGAATACATgttatacaaataaatagaaatcaTATTCTATTAGTCTGCTGGAATGGTTTCAATCTAGATTAACTTATATGATATATTTCGTTTGCTTTTCAGAGTTTCACATTAGTTGTATTAAGTCATGGTTAGAAGAGAGCAAATACAGTTGTCCTATGTGCAAAGGAATGGTTATTACTATCCCTGATTGAACATTTGTATACCCTtccctaaaataaaaaaaaatgtatttacactATATATCTGTTAAaagttttttatattgatatgttTTGCAGTACAcgtttaatttgatttgatttaaatgaaatatattaccGAGCATGGTTTTCGCACACTTAGCTTAATGGTCAAACTTTAAAATTCATGTTCTACTATAGGAAATTGCTAATGGGATAATTGAGTTGACAAACCTCAAACGAAAGAAACGTACCatttagaaataacaaaatatgtcTACTCTTTAAATCTCTCTAGTATGAATATACCTATTTGAAAGATTTTCGGTAAGTTCCGTTTAAAAatgtgtttgaataaaaaaagaatacagatatatatatataaatgtcccCTATCTCGATATTACTTAGTTAGAAAAAATATCGCATCGCAATTGTTCTGTTTAAGATAACTTACAACTGGAAATGTTGTCTCAGAGGGGAATAATTGTGAAAGATGTATATGCTTAATTAGTGTTACAAGACTACAAGTGACTGCAAGAAGTATCTGAAACTGAAATCCTCAAACAGTTCCTAAATAATCTTTTCTAAATATCTACGAGACTTCAGCCGAATGTTGAGTTCCATTTTAAACAATTGTTatgtatattttgtgttttttcgcGATGTTGAACATTGCGATTTTTACAATGTTAAAACGATGTTGTGTGTCAACATCgtatacattgtttgaacccttaaATATTGTTTAGATCATTGACATCTTTAACATCGCGATATCACCAATGTTAACACGACGTTgtgtcaacattgtttacattgtttggaCCCTTATATAAGTTAACATCGTTGAAATTGTTTACActgcgatgtatacaatgttgaaAAGATGttgtgtttacattgtttacCTCGCGATGTtcacaatgttaacacgatgtcgTTTCAACCTTGCTTACATTGCGATGATCACAATTTTAACACGATGTCgtgtcaacattgtttacattgtttggaCCCTTATATATGTTAACATCGTTGAAATCGTttacatcgcgatgtatacagtgttaaaaatattttgtgtttacattgtttacCTTGCTATAAAAACAATCTTAACACTTGTTTTTGTGTCAAGTTAGAGTTATaacatcacatttttttttaaagatttgttgttGGTCCGAGAcaacaattgtcgtcccttgattttcgttgtccacgaatgtAGTCCCTAGTGAGGACTGTGTGTTATTTGCCAATTTtttgtataccccttccaaatgtatttctccatgttttatgcctaaAATAGCAAGTTAAGGGATGAAATGATACTGTCAAATAATTTGGAATGCATTTTTGAGTAAAacagtgatttggtccagttgaaaaaggttaaaaattagcacttcggaagttgtcaaaagatttcaagacacccttaACATAATATTGTCCATATTTaaagccgatgaagttttctataattttgatataatttgtcccaaaagtagtacaacacattgtaaaaatttaattgagaaagcgcaggtggaatttttttttaatttgcatttattgtctaaaagaaatgcactacgaattaattgtggtctcggaccgaagaggtgaaatcagtaaatatagaatctgtactttggcaacttccctgaatgatttgatggtgtcaattagTCAAATAGCATCAAACTTaaggatttaaatttttatttgatataatttctacaaaaataacCAGTtctggcattatatggtcaacataggcatttcatagcttttcaattttgatgcataagtggcattatgactttctatctgacaggttttcatgtgtcaatatttgtgtttttatgcTTTAATCCAATTGTATTGCTTATTTTTGAACTCTGAATCCACAagaaagaagattatctcagacaattgatgaaaaatgtgttgtataaataaCCCTCggctaacgccctgtttggatcaagttaattgtgaggagcttggtatataaataaaggcaacagtattataccgctatataaaagttgaagtccataataaagacctcacttaatttgtataaaaagcactttacaatgtcttttgtacctgtttcatttcacataatatctttcttctCTTCTGTAGGATACAAAGTGGTTCAattataagcctgttgagacttaacttgcatgcaagttttttcactaaaatgtgaaaaaatctttgtatcagaccatattgTACGCAAAAAATGTGAAATGTAAGAGTTTTTTTGTGCttagatttattgtatcatgtcacctgagtatagaaatgataaaacagatacaaatttttatttcatatagctTCAATAAgcatttttaaattgtaaatatgtgctacagACTAatttgaccctaaattattttcaGTCTTACTttgcctaagacccttttaaactaatatgatatgttatttgtcaCTTTTCTTACCATTTtgagtacattaaatacatatgtaaggattatttataaccaaaaagcttcacaaatttaaaattgctggaaaatataaCATCTTTATGTAAGataaacctcaatttttaggcacaggctcatataaatttgacttttgaataattatgcttagtctgattaatcaaatgagtactctgctacctttaaggtggtatgggagtctaaattaaaatgatagaatctgttcatactttgccaaaacatagtatctattgatatatgatcaaaaatatattaaaaatgataggtcaccgcgcattttctcaaattacaggttgtgacaaaatgacaaagtTTGTATGGATTgaacaggaaaaaacaccattatgTGATAAGAAGCttaacaaaatgatagaattgtaaaataaaatacaagaagaTAGCTTTTGGTAAAttctttgagaatatcaaaagaaaagatagggtcaccgtgcgttttttcgagtttaaatacaaaatagcaaaattccatgtagattccttcagaaaatgtactatttcagagttacctccccttacaatgccaatttaaaaacgtTAAAAGTCAAGCAAAAAATAATCTATACTtggaaaaatattaatatttataagttattatCTTAtcaatttgttcttttaaatacaaattcacattagttatctgcattcctgcatcataTTTTGCTAACTAGATTGAAAATTTGCACCTTAGATTCTccgttttttacaatccaagatggcgaaagacacccataccaccttaatacacaatatattatatattcaggaatttaaaaagtatttttttgcaatctCTTAAGTTTTAAAGCCCAAAATGGTGATacttgaaatttttctattttaatgtcaaaatttaacacgcaaagttgaatataaaatttatcatattgtctataataaaTATCCTATTgccatgaaactttgtaagcagttttattaaatataaagctttggtcataccacgttttattaagattggtcgaCTTTTTTCTATCCAATTAGGTCcaagaccacaattgtcgtccctcgattttcgttgtccacgaatttagtccctagtgtggacagtgtgttactttcCAATTTtttgtataccccttccaaatgttTTTCTCCATGTTTCAGGCCTCACATAGCAAGTCAAGGGATGAAatgacaaatttcaaaaaatttgggtcatgaattttaaagtaaagtagtgatttggtccagttgaaaaaggttaaaattagcacttcggaagctgtcaaaaatTTTTAAGACACCCTTAACAtacaattgtccatattttgagttagagccgatgaaatgttctataattttgatataacttgtcccaaaagtagtataacacattgtaaaaatattcttgagaaagcgcaggtggaaTTTTATTAATTcgcatttattgtctaaaagaaatgcactacgaagtaattgtggtctcggacctgtTGTTAAAACCCCCATAAAATTGCAAACTGTATACATGTTATTGACAGACTTGATtttaatgaacaaaaat includes:
- the LOC143066511 gene encoding E3 ubiquitin-protein ligase Godzilla-like, which gives rise to MVTVRHTIIFIELIISVIAEVDVIKGELVVYSFKDKKAVFGPSIPKSGIKGKLVYLKTNKTCHDYVPNRPTEKENETLIALMETNSDCTFLYMVLAAQRMKFDAVIVHNDFKTGEDLRRMIGSTDSKMEDVMISSVLVGYRAGKLLSNYDVEHETSNKDNHWFITIGNDVQEPIQYETTSKILFRTAFCITMLFVCPLIIGVCCCIKHYRNKTSVNSYLERARTRRWSLPFQLSNIQVLKSCTPQIHAAKFKKGHRYDTCSICLEEFVENEQLWILPCKHEFHISCIKSWLEESKYSCPMCKGMVITIPD